In Penicillium oxalicum strain HP7-1 chromosome I, whole genome shotgun sequence, a single window of DNA contains:
- a CDS encoding NADH-ubiquinone oxidoreductase 19.3 kDa subunit, whose product MLPMARPAISGALCVRPRIAACIPRASPIAALTTSSQKSANALERQSTSGQSLTASGKVRQEVPLPSQEKKEGAMQYVLTTLDQVTNWARQSSLWPMTFGLACCAVEMMHLSTPRYDQDRLGIIFRASPRQSDVMIVAGTLTNKMAPALRQVYDQMPDPRWVISMGSCANGGGYYHYSYSVVRGCDRIVPVDVYVPGCPPTAEALMYGIFQLQKKMRHTKITRMWYRR is encoded by the exons ATGTTGCCCATGGCGAGACCCGCTATTTCTGGCGCCCTCTGTG TGCGCCCTCGAATTGCAGCATGCATTCCCCGTGCCAGCCCTATCGCGGCCTTGACGACCTCCTCGCAAAAGTCGGCGAATGCTCTTGAGCGTCAATCAACTAGTGGCCAGTCACTGACGGCCTCCGGCAAGGTCCGCCAGGAAGTGCCTCTTCCTAgccaagagaagaaggagggcgCCATGCAATATGTCTT GACTACTCTGGACCAAGTCACCAACTGGGCTCGTCAGAGCTCTCTCTGGCCTATGACCTTCGGTCTCGCCTGCTGTGCCGTCGAGATGATGCACTTGTCTACCCCCCGCTACGATCAGGATCGTCTGGGAATCATTTTCCGTGCCTCCCCTCGTCAATCCGATGTGATGATTGTGGCCGGTACCCTGACAAACAAGATGGCACCTGCTCTTCGCCAGGTCTATGATCAGATGCCCGACCCCCGGTGGGTCATCAGTATGGGTAGCTGCGCCAACGGAGGTGGATATTATCACTACAGTTACTCGGTCGTCCGCGGTTGTGACCGCATCGTCCCCGTGGATGTCTACGTTCCTGGCT GTCCCCCTACCGCCGAGGCTCTGATGTACGGTATTTTCCagctgcagaagaagatgcgccACACCAAGATCACTCGCATGTGGTACCGGCGTTAA
- a CDS encoding putative oxidoreductase gives MSKAPRLEPSPSSSQASGHDEWHLMPFGSPCYCHKIPIQHMAKPGLESDMADPKPVYDQIPTEDGGYQPYKAAGKLKGKRAIITGGDSGIGRATAVLYAMEGASSLIIYLPEEESDAQETKRLVEKHGAQCHCLPIDLRKRENCKKAIDTALQTLGGIDILINNAAFQNMLSDISELDEDQWERTFDTNIHSFFYLSKYALPHMKRGSTIINCSSVNPYIGRGDLLDYTSTKGAIVAFTRALSNQQLKNGIRVNCVCPGPIWTPLIPSTMHTSAMEQFHTVPIGRSGQPSEVATCFVFLASQDSSFIAGQCLHPNGGVMVNG, from the exons ATGTCGAAAGCCCCGCGACTGGAGCCAAGTCCCAGTTCGAGCCAGGCAagtggacatgatgaatggcACCTAATGCCGTTTGGTTCACCGTGCTACT GTCACAAGATCCCCATCCAGCATATGGCCAAGCCAGGCCTTGAGTCCGATATGGCCGATCCGAAACCCGTCTATGACCAAATTCCCACCGAAGACGGCGGCTATCAGCCCTACAAGGCTGCCGGCAAGCTGAAAGGAAAACGAgccatcatcaccggtggAGACTCTGGTATTGGACGAGCAACAGCCGTTCTCTATGCTATGGAGGGAGCCTCGAGCTTGATCATCTACTTGCCGGAAGAAGAGTCGGATGCCCAAGAGACCAAGCGGCTCGTGGAAAAGCACGGAGCTCAGTGTCATTGCCTGCCGATTGACCTGCGAAAGCGGGAGAATTGCAAGAAAGCTATTGACACAGCCCTGCAGACTTTGGGGGGCATTGATATTTTGATCAATAATGCAGCTTTCCAGAACATGCTGAGTGATATCAGCGAGTTGGACGA GGACCAATGGGAACGAACCTTCGATACCAACATCCATTCCTTCTTCTACTTGTCCAAATATGCGTTGCCGCACATGAAGCGAGGTTCCACGATCATCAACTGCTCCTCCGTCAATCCGTATATTGGCCGCGGCGATCTGCTGGATTATACCTCTACCAAGGGAGCTATCGTGGCCTTCACACGCGCTCTGTCGAATCAGCAGCTGAAGAATGGTATCCGCGTGAATTGTGTCTGTCCAGGTCCGA TCTGGACTCCACTGATCCCATCGACTATGCACACATCTGCAATGGAACAATTCCACACCGTCCCCATCGGACGCTCGGGACAGCCGAGTGAGGTGGCAACGTGCTTTGTCTTCCTTGCAAGTCAAGATAGTAGTTTCATTGCGGGCCAGTGTCTTCATCCCAACGGCGGAGTGATGGTCAACGGTTGA
- a CDS encoding Protein UPS2, whose product MKVFSSTCNFEYSWDEVSTANWRKYCPWNDKATHVVGVDTLSRTIDPQTGILRTERLITCNQSVPSWVSSLFGGDAVSHVYEISYVDPQAKKVTMCSTNLTWSNVLNVRETVVYQPSPLAPNTTTQFTQEAKITALCGGWQKIKNKVEEASVERFRENAKRGREGFETVLEMSRRVFGEQRELENQRAQA is encoded by the exons ATGAAGGTCTTCTCCTCAACATGCAACTTTGAGTACTCTTGGGACGAGGTCTCCACAGCCAACTGGAGAAAATATTGCCCATGGAATGACAAGGCGACTCATGTCGTCGGTGTCGACACTCTCTCTCGCACGATCGACCCTCAGACTGGAATC CTTCGCACTGAGCGTCTCATTACCTGCAACCAGTCGGTCCCCTCCTGggtttcctctctcttcggCGGCGATGCTGTCTCCCATGTCTACGAGATCTCCTATGTCGATCcccaggccaagaaggtgaCCATGTGCTCCACCAACTTGACGTGGTCAAATGTCCTCAATGTTCGCGAGACGGTCGTCTATCAGCCATCTCCCCTCGCTCCCAACACCACCACGCAGTTCACCCAGGAGGCCAAGATCACTGCCCTCTGCGGTGGTTggcaaaagatcaaaaaCAAGGTTGAGGAAGCCAGCGTGGAGCGTTTCCGTGAGAACGCCAAGCGAGGTCGTGAGGGCTTCGAGACCGTCCTGGAGATGAGCCGTCGGGTCTTTGGCGAACAGCGCGAGCTGGAGAACCAGCGTGCGCAGGCCTAA
- a CDS encoding NADH-ubiquinone oxidoreductase 21.3 kDa subunit, whose protein sequence is MARDVVKAAKSASHVMKVHQKYTVRSTGVWERLRQLLSIDANRSTGVPLNAQYRLPSPGTNPPLAYDDPVTAPAADIADNPYWKRDMRRSYPKLSTVSQADAVSLLTVGSQAAPKDEVLQIGEAGAKQLVEVQQQGQERGLAALFEKDKKSIQGILGANGLPPTPANINTVAQTAQSKYEIDSEHGYPEV, encoded by the exons ATGGCTCGTGATGTCGTCAAGGCCGCAAAGTCGGCATCCCATGTGATGAAAGTTCACCAG AAATACACTGTCCGCTCCACCGGCGTCTGGGAACGACTCCGTCAACTTCTCTCCATTGACGCCAATCGATCCACCGGTGTGCCCTTGAACGCTCAATACCGTCTTCCCTCGCCCGGCACCAACCCTCCTCTGGCCTATGACGACCCCGTCACCGCTCCGGCCGCCGACATCGCCGACAACCCCTACTGGAAGCGCGACATGCGTCGGAGTTATCCCAAGCTGAGCACCGTCAGCCAGGCCGATGCCGTCAGCTTGTTGACCGTGGGTAGCCAGGCTGCCCCCAAGGATGAGGTGTTGCAGATTGGCGAGGCTGGGGCCAAGCAATTGGTGGAGGTGCAGCAGCAGGGTCAGGAGCGTGGATTGGCCGCGCTCTTTGAGAAGGATAAGAAGAGCATCCAGGGGATTCTGGGGGCCAATGGTCTGCCACCGACTCCGGCCAATATCAATACCGTGGCGCAGACTGCTCAATCCAAGTATGAGATTGACTCTGAGCACGGTTACCCCGAGGTGTAA